In a single window of the Frondihabitans peucedani genome:
- a CDS encoding rhomboid family intramembrane serine protease, whose protein sequence is MTYAPSSTDNYCYRHPDRQSFVLCQRCGRTVCAQCQTQAAVGVHCPECVREARGAMPRVKPQAVTRGRSMVSSGAPVATYAIMAVSVLVWLVQQVAGSAVTNELAFFAPLTLSEPWRLITTMFVHGSFFHILFNMWSVYVFGSMLERQLGRVRYLALYFVSGIAGSVAVSLIAPGTAAIGASGAIFGLLGAFFVIERSLGGRGVQILVLVALNLAIGFFVPGIAWQAHVGGVIVGAVIGLIYMRTRHRSQNWIQIGAIAGLGLLLVVIALVRSAQLLG, encoded by the coding sequence TTGACCTACGCTCCGAGCAGCACCGACAACTACTGCTACCGCCACCCCGACCGTCAGAGCTTCGTGCTCTGCCAGCGGTGCGGGCGGACGGTCTGCGCCCAGTGCCAGACCCAGGCGGCCGTCGGAGTGCACTGCCCCGAGTGCGTGCGCGAGGCCCGGGGCGCCATGCCCCGGGTCAAGCCGCAAGCTGTCACCCGGGGCCGCAGCATGGTCTCGTCGGGAGCCCCCGTGGCGACCTACGCGATCATGGCCGTGTCGGTCCTCGTCTGGCTGGTCCAGCAAGTCGCCGGCAGTGCAGTGACGAACGAGCTCGCGTTCTTCGCCCCGCTCACCCTCTCCGAGCCGTGGCGGCTCATCACGACGATGTTCGTCCACGGCAGCTTCTTCCACATCCTGTTCAACATGTGGTCGGTCTACGTCTTCGGGTCCATGCTCGAGCGGCAGCTCGGACGGGTGCGCTACCTGGCGCTCTACTTCGTCAGCGGGATCGCAGGATCAGTGGCCGTCTCACTGATCGCTCCGGGAACAGCCGCGATCGGCGCATCCGGCGCGATCTTCGGTCTGCTCGGTGCGTTCTTCGTCATCGAGCGGTCCCTCGGGGGCCGAGGCGTGCAGATCCTGGTGCTCGTCGCTCTGAACCTCGCCATCGGCTTCTTCGTCCCGGGGATCGCCTGGCAGGCGCACGTCGGCGGCGTCATCGTCGGCGCGGTCATCGGCCTGATCTACATGCGCACGCGTCACCGCTCGCAGAACTGGATTCAGATCGGGGCGATCGCCGGGCTGGGGCTCCTGCTCGTCGTCATCGCGCTCGTCCGGTCGGCGCAGCTGCTCGGCTGA
- a CDS encoding peptidoglycan D,D-transpeptidase FtsI family protein — protein MNKQLKRVSVVVLAMFVALLVSSTYITGVQADSLRADSRNSRAILQSYSAQRGAIIVDGKAVAESKPVDDQYKFLRTYSDGELYSPITGYYTLGEGATGIENALNKQLTGTSSEQFFDKLNALLTGKDPEGASVETTIDANVQKVAYDALGSNTGAVVAIEPSTGKVLAMVSKGSYDPNRLASHDRQAVLKAYNELINDSSQPLINRAIQGDLYFPGSTFKLVVAAAAFESGDYTKDSKLPNPASLRLPGSERSINNAEGGACGGGSTVTIETALIDSCNIPFAELGAKLGYSTINDMAKKFGFESALEIPQKTEASVFPDTEGNQATLMLQSFGQGSVRESPLQVAMITAAIANGGTEMTPTLVESILNPDLSTLQKFDPKTYGNPISQSTASTLTTLMTEVVARGTGTNARISGVDVAGKTGTAENGTGDPYTLWFTGFAPASNPKVAVAVVVGNGGGQGQSLVGNSVAAPIAKQVMEAVLNK, from the coding sequence ATGAACAAGCAGCTGAAGCGCGTGAGCGTCGTGGTCCTGGCCATGTTCGTCGCGCTGCTCGTGTCGAGCACGTACATCACGGGGGTGCAGGCCGACTCGCTCCGGGCCGACTCGCGGAACTCGCGGGCGATCCTGCAGAGCTACTCGGCCCAGCGCGGCGCGATCATCGTCGACGGCAAGGCCGTCGCCGAGTCGAAGCCCGTCGACGACCAGTACAAGTTCCTCCGCACCTACTCCGACGGCGAGCTCTACTCGCCGATCACCGGCTACTACACGCTCGGCGAGGGCGCGACCGGCATCGAGAACGCCCTCAACAAGCAGCTCACCGGCACCTCCAGCGAGCAGTTCTTCGACAAGCTGAACGCGCTCCTCACCGGCAAGGACCCGGAGGGCGCCTCGGTCGAGACCACGATCGACGCGAACGTGCAGAAGGTCGCCTACGACGCTCTCGGCAGCAACACCGGCGCGGTCGTGGCCATCGAGCCGTCCACGGGCAAGGTCCTGGCCATGGTGTCGAAGGGCTCCTACGACCCCAACCGCCTGGCCAGCCACGACCGCCAGGCCGTGCTGAAGGCCTACAACGAGCTCATCAACGACTCGTCGCAGCCGCTGATCAACCGCGCGATCCAGGGCGACCTGTACTTCCCCGGCTCGACCTTCAAGCTCGTCGTCGCGGCCGCCGCGTTCGAGAGCGGCGACTACACGAAAGACAGCAAGCTGCCGAACCCGGCGAGCCTCCGGCTGCCCGGCTCGGAGCGCTCGATCAACAACGCCGAGGGCGGCGCCTGCGGGGGCGGCTCGACCGTCACGATCGAGACGGCCCTCATCGACTCCTGCAACATCCCCTTCGCCGAGCTCGGCGCGAAGCTCGGCTACTCGACGATCAACGACATGGCCAAGAAGTTCGGCTTCGAGTCGGCCCTCGAGATCCCGCAGAAGACCGAGGCCAGCGTGTTCCCCGACACCGAGGGCAACCAGGCCACGCTCATGCTGCAGTCGTTCGGGCAGGGCAGCGTCCGCGAGAGCCCGCTGCAGGTCGCGATGATCACCGCCGCCATCGCGAACGGCGGCACCGAGATGACGCCGACCCTCGTGGAGAGCATCCTGAACCCCGACCTGTCGACGCTCCAGAAGTTCGACCCGAAGACCTACGGCAACCCGATCAGCCAGAGCACGGCGTCGACGCTCACGACCCTGATGACCGAGGTCGTCGCGAGGGGCACCGGCACTAATGCAAGAATTAGTGGCGTCGATGTGGCGGGCAAGACGGGCACGGCCGAGAACGGCACCGGCGACCCGTACACCCTCTGGTTCACCGGGTTCGCTCCCGCGAGCAACCCGAAGGTCGCCGTCGCCGTGGTCGTAGGGAATGGCGGCGGACAGGGGCAGTCGCTCGTCGGCAACAGCGTGGCGGCACCAATAGCAAAGCAAGTAATGGAGGCGGTGCTGAACAAATGA
- a CDS encoding cell division protein CrgA: MANEKKTTASGARASQSDSRSADNRPNPVWFKPVMFGFMLLGLAWIIVFYVSQSVYPVPSLHSWNILIGFGIMFIGFLMTTRWR; this comes from the coding sequence ATGGCCAATGAGAAGAAGACGACAGCGTCCGGGGCGCGCGCCTCGCAGAGCGACAGCCGCTCCGCCGACAACCGCCCGAATCCCGTGTGGTTCAAGCCGGTCATGTTCGGCTTCATGCTCCTCGGCCTCGCCTGGATCATCGTCTTCTACGTCAGCCAGAGCGTGTACCCGGTGCCGTCCCTCCACTCCTGGAACATCCTGATCGGCTTCGGGATCATGTTCATCGGCTTCCTCATGACCACGCGCTGGCGCTGA
- the pknB gene encoding Stk1 family PASTA domain-containing Ser/Thr kinase, giving the protein MTEGISLLANRYQIGHLIGHGGMANVYLGTDSRLGRQVAIKLMKSQLASDPSFRSRFRQEAQAAARMAHPTIVRVFDAGEESVRDALGNQVLVPYIVMEYVEGRMLKDIVAEGPLDPKEAVRVTEGILTALEYSHRAGVVHRDIKPGNVMLTHSGQVKVMDFGIARAVSDSAATVAQTTAILGTAQYFSPEQARGETVDARSDLYSTGVVLFELLTGRPPFRGESPVAVAYQHVSEPPVPPSVINPAVSPALDAVTLHALAKNRFDRFQSASEFRADVVDAGAGNLPVRRHQTQPETVSTTLFGVNPRAAVGSEAALKELGSSDTNRPARTQTRPPVAWIWAGIVMIAIIIAAVVFWVGHLSPVVLPTNAGVAVPSLASEPYASGAAKLTKLKLVPQRVDISSNSIDDGRIIKTSPPSGTKVATDETISVYVSTGPATVSMPDVSGQETDDAWGQVTSLGLEKGSVTTQDSPDVSAGTVISTSPAIGKSVELGTTVDLIVSSGTVDVPDVTGKPVADAMAALQKLELTVNTVGDDTCSGDTVKSQDLPVGEQEQGSTITLTVCTAAQ; this is encoded by the coding sequence GTGACTGAGGGGATCAGCCTCCTCGCCAACCGATACCAGATCGGCCACCTGATCGGTCACGGCGGCATGGCGAACGTCTACCTGGGCACCGATTCGCGCCTCGGCCGGCAGGTGGCCATCAAGCTGATGAAGTCGCAGCTGGCGTCCGACCCGTCGTTCCGCTCGCGGTTCCGGCAGGAGGCCCAGGCGGCCGCCCGCATGGCGCACCCGACCATCGTGCGGGTCTTCGACGCCGGCGAGGAGAGCGTCCGAGACGCCCTCGGCAACCAGGTGCTCGTGCCGTACATCGTCATGGAGTACGTCGAGGGCCGGATGCTCAAAGACATCGTGGCCGAGGGTCCGCTCGACCCGAAGGAGGCCGTGCGGGTGACCGAGGGCATCCTGACGGCTCTCGAGTACTCCCACCGGGCCGGCGTCGTCCACCGCGACATCAAGCCCGGCAACGTCATGCTGACCCACTCGGGCCAGGTCAAGGTGATGGACTTCGGCATCGCCCGGGCCGTCTCCGACTCGGCGGCGACCGTGGCTCAGACGACCGCGATCCTGGGCACGGCCCAGTACTTCAGTCCCGAGCAGGCGCGCGGTGAGACCGTCGACGCCCGGAGCGACCTCTACTCCACCGGCGTCGTGCTCTTCGAGCTCCTCACCGGCCGGCCGCCGTTCCGTGGCGAGTCGCCCGTCGCTGTGGCATACCAGCACGTCAGCGAGCCGCCGGTGCCGCCGAGCGTCATCAACCCGGCGGTGTCGCCGGCCCTCGACGCCGTCACCCTCCACGCCCTCGCTAAGAACCGCTTCGACCGGTTCCAGAGCGCGTCGGAGTTCCGCGCCGACGTCGTCGACGCCGGTGCCGGCAACCTCCCGGTGCGCCGCCACCAGACGCAGCCCGAGACCGTCTCGACCACGCTCTTCGGGGTCAACCCCCGCGCGGCCGTCGGCTCCGAGGCGGCCCTCAAAGAGCTCGGCAGCAGCGACACGAACCGCCCGGCCCGCACGCAGACGAGGCCGCCGGTCGCCTGGATCTGGGCCGGCATCGTCATGATCGCGATCATCATCGCGGCGGTCGTCTTCTGGGTGGGCCACCTCTCGCCCGTCGTCCTGCCGACCAACGCCGGCGTCGCGGTCCCGAGTCTGGCGTCCGAGCCGTACGCGTCGGGCGCCGCCAAGCTCACGAAGCTCAAGCTCGTGCCGCAGCGCGTCGACATCAGCAGCAACTCGATCGACGACGGCCGCATCATCAAGACCAGCCCGCCCTCCGGCACCAAGGTCGCAACAGACGAGACGATCAGCGTCTACGTCTCGACCGGCCCCGCGACGGTGAGCATGCCCGACGTCTCCGGCCAGGAGACAGACGACGCCTGGGGCCAGGTCACCTCCCTCGGCCTCGAGAAGGGCTCGGTCACCACGCAGGACAGCCCCGACGTCAGCGCGGGCACGGTCATCTCGACCAGCCCGGCGATCGGCAAGAGCGTCGAGCTCGGCACCACCGTCGACCTCATCGTCTCGAGCGGCACCGTCGACGTGCCCGACGTCACCGGCAAGCCGGTCGCCGACGCCATGGCCGCGCTGCAGAAGCTCGAGCTGACCGTCAACACCGTCGGCGACGACACCTGCTCCGGCGACACCGTCAAGTCGCAGGATCTCCCCGTCGGCGAGCAGGAGCAGGGCTCCACCATCACGCTGACCGTCTGCACTGCTGCGCAGTAG
- a CDS encoding protein kinase domain-containing protein, translating into MRPFSGLTFGGRYELSSRVAIGGMGEVWQATDLVIGRTVAIKILKDEYLGDPGFLERFRAEARHAALVNHEGIANVFDYGEEEGSAYLVMELVPGEAMSTILERDRVLPTDKVLDIVAQTASALQAAHAAGLVHRDIKPGNLLITPDGRVKITDFGIARIADQVPLTATGQVMGTVQYLSPEQASGHPASPSTDIYSLGIVAYEALAGRRPFTGESQVAIAMAQINETPPDLPSTIPEPVRKLVYSCIAKKPAERPASASALAQAARALRRGDVAAATAAVPALGIGGSGDAATQVFAAQDAATRLMDAPERDPAPTAATLGLGVGAGAAGAALAEEELEADQDRKKRSAWFWPLIVLAILAVIAIVVFAVLFNQPKKANVGSSQSASAPASQPVSQPPSQTPTPSTTSHTIGANDYNGKTIQQAQLALGNLGYRVEVNQDKPATTQDMVGKVYRVDPSGVVQAGTTVTVFGYGDVLTAGQPAAPTAQNGATIPADDTTTTGITIPAYSGCPAGYQVTGFTYTITGGTDSSGQTTATVGANTPQTVNVKSSQPGTLTFSYVAVCGGSSSSVKSASSPGVSVPVTAAADPTSDPTADPTAPTN; encoded by the coding sequence ATGAGGCCATTCAGCGGACTCACCTTCGGTGGTCGGTACGAACTGTCATCGCGAGTCGCCATCGGCGGCATGGGCGAGGTGTGGCAGGCGACCGACCTGGTCATCGGCCGCACCGTCGCGATCAAGATCCTGAAAGACGAGTACCTCGGCGACCCCGGGTTCCTCGAGCGCTTCCGCGCCGAGGCCCGCCACGCCGCGCTCGTCAACCACGAGGGCATCGCCAACGTCTTCGACTACGGCGAGGAGGAGGGCAGCGCCTACCTCGTCATGGAGCTCGTCCCCGGCGAGGCCATGTCGACCATCCTCGAGCGCGACCGCGTGCTGCCGACCGACAAGGTCCTCGACATCGTCGCCCAGACCGCCTCGGCCCTGCAGGCGGCCCACGCCGCGGGCCTGGTGCACCGCGACATCAAGCCGGGCAACCTCCTCATCACGCCCGACGGCCGGGTCAAGATCACCGACTTCGGAATCGCCAGGATCGCCGACCAGGTCCCGTTGACCGCCACCGGGCAGGTCATGGGCACCGTCCAGTACCTCTCGCCCGAGCAGGCGTCCGGGCATCCTGCGTCGCCGTCCACCGACATCTACTCGCTCGGGATCGTCGCCTACGAGGCCCTCGCCGGCCGTCGCCCCTTCACGGGCGAGTCGCAGGTCGCGATCGCCATGGCGCAGATCAACGAGACGCCGCCCGACCTGCCGTCGACGATCCCGGAGCCCGTCCGCAAGCTCGTCTACTCGTGCATCGCCAAGAAGCCGGCCGAGCGCCCCGCGTCCGCGTCGGCTCTCGCGCAGGCCGCTCGCGCGCTGCGCCGTGGCGACGTCGCGGCTGCGACCGCAGCCGTGCCGGCCCTCGGGATCGGCGGGAGCGGAGACGCTGCCACGCAGGTCTTCGCCGCGCAGGATGCCGCGACCCGCCTCATGGACGCACCCGAGCGTGATCCTGCGCCCACCGCCGCCACCCTCGGCCTCGGTGTCGGCGCTGGTGCGGCCGGTGCCGCCCTGGCCGAGGAGGAGCTCGAGGCCGACCAGGATCGCAAGAAGCGCAGCGCCTGGTTCTGGCCGCTGATCGTGCTGGCGATCCTGGCGGTGATCGCGATCGTCGTCTTCGCTGTTCTCTTCAACCAGCCGAAGAAGGCGAACGTCGGCTCGTCGCAGAGCGCGAGCGCGCCGGCCAGCCAGCCCGTGTCGCAGCCGCCGTCGCAGACCCCGACGCCTTCAACGACCTCGCACACGATCGGCGCGAACGACTACAACGGCAAGACGATCCAGCAGGCGCAGCTCGCCCTCGGCAACCTCGGCTACCGCGTCGAGGTCAACCAGGACAAGCCCGCCACCACGCAGGACATGGTCGGTAAGGTCTACCGCGTCGACCCCTCGGGCGTCGTGCAGGCCGGCACCACTGTGACGGTCTTCGGCTACGGAGACGTCCTCACGGCCGGTCAGCCCGCCGCGCCGACCGCGCAGAACGGTGCGACCATCCCGGCCGACGACACCACGACGACCGGCATCACGATCCCCGCCTACAGCGGCTGCCCGGCCGGCTACCAGGTCACCGGATTCACGTACACGATCACCGGCGGCACCGACAGCTCCGGTCAGACGACCGCCACCGTCGGCGCCAACACGCCCCAGACCGTCAACGTGAAGTCGTCCCAGCCCGGCACGCTGACCTTCAGCTACGTCGCGGTCTGCGGCGGCTCCAGCAGCAGCGTCAAGTCGGCGTCGTCGCCCGGGGTCTCGGTCCCGGTGACGGCAGCCGCCGACCCGACCAGCGACCCCACCGCCGATCCCACCGCGCCCACGAATTGA
- a CDS encoding FtsW/RodA/SpoVE family cell cycle protein, which produces MPAASDLPSADATEAIGKPTNREFSASNLTQTITIRLRQPARLRNIELALLVLACGICAAAMILVQLGALGRIETGVLWGGSSVLLLALIMHVVLRVVAREADPFILPIGLTLNGLGIAEIYRIDLSTVGKAVETHAGTRQIVWTIAALVIAIAVLLLIRNYRVLARYRYIAMFVSIVFLLLPLVPGLGREGLNARVWIDIGPLGFQPGEIAKITLAIFFAGYLVQARDSLSLMGPKILGMRFPRPRDLGPILIIWAVAMLVLIFERDLGTSLLYFGLFLVMIYVSTGKASWVVLGVGLFLGGAIVAATTLSYVHGRFEAWLNPFASSTYNAYGGSYQLVTGLFGFANGGLIGTGLGQGSPQTTPLAQSDYIIASLGEELGLAGLVAILGLYLLLVSRGFRIGFVGQDDFGKLLGVGLAFAVALQVFVVMGGVTRVIPLTGLTMPFLAAGGSSLLSNWIIVALLLRVSDGIRTGPRVVVG; this is translated from the coding sequence ATGCCAGCAGCCAGTGACCTCCCGTCGGCGGACGCCACCGAGGCGATCGGCAAGCCGACCAACCGCGAGTTCTCCGCGTCGAACCTGACGCAGACGATCACGATCCGCCTGCGTCAGCCGGCCCGTCTCCGCAACATCGAGCTCGCCCTGCTCGTGCTCGCCTGCGGCATCTGCGCGGCGGCGATGATCCTCGTGCAGCTCGGAGCCCTCGGCAGGATCGAGACCGGCGTGCTCTGGGGAGGCTCCAGCGTCCTGCTGCTCGCCCTGATCATGCACGTCGTGCTGCGCGTGGTCGCCCGCGAGGCCGACCCGTTCATCCTGCCCATCGGCCTCACCCTGAACGGTCTGGGCATCGCCGAGATCTACAGGATCGACCTCTCCACCGTCGGCAAGGCCGTCGAGACGCACGCGGGCACCCGCCAGATCGTCTGGACCATCGCGGCCCTCGTCATCGCGATCGCCGTGCTGCTGCTCATCCGCAACTACCGGGTCCTCGCGCGCTACCGCTACATCGCGATGTTCGTCTCGATCGTGTTCCTGCTGCTGCCGCTCGTGCCGGGGCTCGGGCGCGAGGGGCTCAACGCCCGCGTCTGGATCGACATCGGGCCGCTCGGGTTCCAGCCGGGCGAGATCGCGAAGATCACGCTCGCGATCTTCTTCGCCGGCTACCTCGTGCAGGCGCGCGACAGTCTGTCGCTGATGGGTCCGAAGATCCTCGGCATGCGCTTCCCGCGGCCGCGCGACCTGGGGCCGATCCTGATCATCTGGGCCGTCGCCATGCTCGTTCTCATCTTCGAGCGCGACCTCGGCACCTCGCTGCTCTACTTCGGGCTGTTCCTCGTGATGATCTACGTGTCGACCGGCAAGGCCAGCTGGGTCGTGCTCGGCGTCGGGCTGTTCCTCGGCGGCGCCATCGTCGCGGCGACGACGCTCAGCTACGTGCACGGCCGCTTCGAGGCCTGGCTCAACCCCTTCGCGAGCTCCACCTACAACGCCTACGGCGGCAGCTACCAGCTTGTAACCGGTCTCTTCGGTTTCGCCAACGGCGGCCTGATCGGTACCGGGCTCGGCCAGGGCAGCCCGCAGACCACGCCGCTCGCGCAGAGCGACTACATCATCGCCTCGCTCGGAGAGGAGCTCGGCCTCGCCGGACTCGTCGCGATCCTGGGGCTCTACCTGCTCCTCGTCTCGCGCGGCTTCCGCATCGGGTTCGTCGGACAGGACGACTTCGGCAAGCTGCTCGGCGTCGGCCTCGCCTTCGCCGTCGCCCTCCAGGTCTTCGTCGTCATGGGCGGCGTGACCCGGGTGATCCCGCTGACCGGCCTCACGATGCCGTTCCTCGCAGCTGGCGGCTCGTCACTCCTGTCGAACTGGATCATCGTCGCACTCCTCCTGCGGGTGTCCGACGGCATCCGGACCGGACCGAGGGTGGTGGTCGGCTGA
- a CDS encoding anthranilate synthase component II — MTRILVVDNYDSFVYTLNGYLHQLGAETEVVRNDSFSPASAASRIADYDGVLLSPGPGTPAAAGVSIDVVHAALEAGTPLLGVCLGHQAIAEALGATVTHAEELMHGKTSRVTHDDSPFYDGVPQPFVATRYHSLAVVTDTVPDELVVTSQTSGGVIMGLRHREAPVYGVQFHPESVLTEGGYSMIGNWLGVAGLPDAAEKAKGLSPLVNLG; from the coding sequence ATGACCCGCATCCTCGTCGTCGACAACTACGACAGCTTCGTCTACACGCTGAACGGCTACCTGCACCAGCTCGGTGCCGAGACGGAGGTCGTCCGGAACGACTCCTTCTCCCCGGCCTCCGCCGCGTCGCGCATCGCCGACTACGACGGCGTCCTCCTGTCGCCCGGCCCCGGCACCCCCGCGGCAGCCGGCGTCTCGATCGACGTGGTGCACGCGGCCCTCGAGGCGGGCACGCCCCTGCTCGGCGTCTGCCTCGGGCACCAGGCCATCGCCGAGGCGCTCGGGGCGACGGTCACCCACGCCGAGGAACTCATGCACGGCAAGACCTCGAGGGTGACCCACGACGATAGCCCCTTCTACGACGGGGTCCCGCAGCCGTTCGTCGCCACGCGCTACCACTCGCTCGCCGTGGTCACCGACACCGTGCCCGACGAGTTGGTCGTCACGTCGCAGACCAGCGGCGGCGTCATCATGGGGCTGCGGCACCGTGAGGCTCCCGTCTACGGGGTGCAGTTCCACCCCGAGTCGGTGTTGACCGAGGGCGGCTACAGCATGATCGGCAACTGGCTCGGCGTGGCCGGCCTGCCCGACGCCGCCGAGAAGGCCAAGGGGCTGAGCCCGCTCGTCAACCTCGGCTGA
- a CDS encoding peptidylprolyl isomerase, producing the protein MSTHTAVATITTNLGTIKVDLYGNHAPKTVANFTGLATGTIEWTHPATGKVSKDRLYDGVVFHRIIPNFMIQGGDPLGQGVGGPGYNFDDEIHPELTFQEPYILAMANAGTRGGKGTNGSQFFITTVPTPWLQGKHTIFGVVSDDESKKVVDAIQAVDTDGRDKPLEDVVIQSVTIDEV; encoded by the coding sequence ATGTCAACGCACACCGCTGTCGCCACGATCACTACCAACCTCGGCACGATCAAGGTCGACCTCTACGGCAATCACGCCCCCAAGACCGTCGCGAACTTCACCGGTCTCGCGACCGGCACCATCGAGTGGACGCACCCCGCCACCGGCAAGGTCTCCAAAGACAGGCTGTACGACGGCGTCGTCTTCCACCGCATCATCCCGAACTTCATGATCCAGGGCGGCGACCCGCTCGGTCAGGGCGTCGGCGGCCCCGGCTACAACTTCGACGACGAGATCCACCCCGAGCTCACGTTCCAGGAGCCCTACATCCTCGCCATGGCCAACGCCGGAACGCGCGGCGGCAAGGGCACGAACGGCTCGCAGTTCTTCATCACGACGGTTCCGACCCCGTGGCTGCAGGGCAAGCACACCATCTTCGGCGTCGTCTCCGACGACGAGTCCAAGAAGGTCGTCGACGCGATCCAGGCCGTCGACACCGACGGTCGCGACAAGCCGCTCGAAGACGTCGTCATCCAGAGCGTCACCATCGACGAGGTCTGA
- a CDS encoding class E sortase — MTDPDEPAASGAVRVRAPRRRTSVFGVLGEILITLGVVVLLFIVWQQWFNDIVVSGDTKAQASKLSQQLHDEAGVGPSVKPGRDYGTPPVTPAATDGKQFGVLYVPRFGSDYQVPIAGGTDTTQTLNTGDAGHYDSTQMPGATGNFAIAGHRTTHGAPFADIAELRVGDHFYVQTKQGYYTYTFRNLQYVKPTQIQVLQQVPDAPTVSTTSKDRLITLTSCNPKYSAAERIIAYGVLTSWQPLSAGAPGEITKIVAKG; from the coding sequence ATGACCGATCCTGACGAGCCTGCAGCGAGCGGCGCGGTGCGCGTCCGTGCTCCGCGCCGGCGCACGTCCGTCTTCGGTGTGCTGGGCGAGATCCTGATCACGCTCGGCGTCGTCGTCCTGCTGTTCATCGTCTGGCAGCAGTGGTTCAACGACATCGTGGTCTCGGGCGACACGAAGGCCCAGGCGTCGAAACTCAGCCAGCAGCTGCACGACGAGGCGGGCGTCGGGCCGAGCGTCAAGCCCGGGCGCGACTACGGCACTCCGCCGGTCACCCCGGCGGCGACCGACGGCAAGCAGTTCGGCGTCCTGTACGTGCCGCGGTTCGGCAGCGACTACCAGGTGCCGATCGCCGGCGGCACCGACACCACGCAGACCCTCAACACCGGCGACGCCGGCCACTACGACTCGACGCAGATGCCGGGAGCCACAGGCAACTTCGCGATCGCGGGGCACCGCACCACGCACGGGGCGCCCTTCGCCGACATCGCCGAGCTGCGCGTCGGCGACCACTTCTACGTGCAGACCAAGCAGGGCTACTACACCTACACGTTCCGCAACCTCCAGTACGTCAAGCCGACGCAGATCCAGGTGCTGCAGCAGGTGCCCGACGCCCCGACCGTCAGCACGACGTCGAAAGACCGCCTGATCACCCTGACCAGCTGCAACCCGAAGTACAGCGCGGCCGAGCGCATCATCGCGTACGGCGTCTTGACGTCGTGGCAGCCTCTCTCAGCCGGGGCGCCGGGCGAGATCACGAAGATCGTCGCGAAGGGCTGA
- a CDS encoding DUF3566 domain-containing protein produces MTSVAEKLQSKAKKPVGTKQVRLKLVYIDFWSTVKLSFLVAVALGIITVVATFLVYVILARLGIFTTLDKLLQEVLGDSGFTLQDTLSIGQVMLFAIVVAILNIVIGTVLGAIAALLYNLSVRITGGLLVGFTNN; encoded by the coding sequence ATGACAAGCGTCGCTGAAAAGCTGCAGAGCAAGGCCAAGAAGCCCGTCGGCACCAAGCAGGTGCGGCTGAAGCTGGTCTACATCGACTTCTGGTCGACCGTGAAGCTCTCGTTCCTGGTGGCCGTGGCCCTCGGCATCATCACCGTCGTCGCCACGTTCCTGGTCTACGTGATCCTGGCGCGACTCGGCATCTTCACCACCCTCGACAAGCTCCTGCAGGAGGTGCTCGGCGACTCCGGGTTCACCCTTCAAGACACCCTGTCGATCGGCCAGGTCATGCTGTTCGCGATCGTCGTCGCGATCCTGAACATCGTCATCGGCACCGTGCTCGGGGCGATCGCCGCACTCCTCTACAACCTCAGCGTCCGCATCACCGGCGGTCTGCTGGTCGGCTTCACCAACAACTGA